One Mycolicibacterium sp. TUM20985 genomic window, GCCATCAGAAACCGTGGTCGCGATCTCGCTCCGCGACCTGTCGCTGACGACCCATCCGCTGATGTCGGATTGACGGCGATGACCGGCGAGAGCGTGGCCGCGCGGACCGGTGCCGCCCTGCCGACGCTGAGCAAGGCCGAGCGCAGGGTTGGTCGGGCCCTGCTCGCCGACTACCCCAGCGCGGGGCTGGCCAGCGCCGCGCGGCTCGCTGAACGCGCCGAGGTCAGCCCGCCGACAGTGCTGCGATTCGCCCAATCCCTTGGGTACGACGGGTTCACCGATCTTCAGGTGGCGCTCCGGGCCGAGCTGACCGCACTGTCCAACGGGCCCATCACCCGGTTTCCCACCGCCCCGGCCGCCGACAGCGCCCTGGAGCGTCTACTGCGGCAGGCGCACGCCCAGAACGACCGGGCCAGTCAGACTTTGGCGCGATTGCCCGCCGCCGCCGTCGAGGCTGCGGTGGCACTGCTGTCGGACACCGGCCGGCCGCTGTACCTGCACGGGGGACGCTTCTCGCACCTGCTGGCGATGCACCTCGCCGCCCATCTCGAACAGCTGCGCCCCGGGGTGCGACTGCTCGCCGATCCCGGCGGTCGCGACCTCGGCGCCATGATCGAGCTGACGCGCAAGGACGTCGTGGTGTTGTTCGACTACCACCGGTATCAACGCAGCGCCGCCGACCTCGCCGCCCGTGTCCATCGGGCCGGCGCCACGGTTCTGCTCATCACCGACGACCTCGCCTGCCCGGTGGCTCCGGAGGCCGAGGTCGTGCTCGCGGCCTCCAGCACGGTGGGCACCACCTACCAGAGCATGGCAGCCGGCTTCCTGCTCACCGAAGTGCTCATTCCTCTGGTGATGGACGCGGTCGGAGAGCCGGCCAGGACCCGGATGGCGCTATGGGAGGAGCAGCGCAGGACCGAGCTGCTGGCCTGAGCCGTCGCGGCTGTTTCACTCGGCCGCAGCGGTGATTGCCTCGCGGGCCTTCGCCCGCCGTTCTGCGATGGTGCGACCGAATTCCTGCATGAGCAACGGGTTTCGTTGGACCAACGTCTCGATGCGATCGCGGTCCACGTGGACGACGGTGACCTCACCGATGGCTCGGGCGTTGCCGAGGACGGCCTGACGGGTCAGGGTGGTCTGCCCGAGGAACCCGCCCTCGTCGAGGGTGGCGATCGAGATCTCCCCGCCGTCCGGTGCCACGCCGGTCAACCGCACACGACCGGAGACGATGAAGGTCATCCGTTCCGGCACCTCTCCGGAACGTTGGATCAACTCCTCGGCGCCATAACGTTCCACGACGGCATCCGAGACGAGCTCCCGTTGATCGTCGACGCCGAGCCGCAGCGTGGGCGCCACCACCCTCCGGACCGAATCGGCGACCAGTTCGGGTGTCGAGAAGTCCCCTTCGGCGGCCTGGTCTAGGTGCAGCCCCTCACGGCGGGCGGCATACCAGACCCACTGCAGGAACGCGGCCCGCGCAGGCCCGTCCTCGGCCGGCGAGGACAGCGGGATGCTGGTGCGATACTGCGAGCCCCCCAGGGGCGCAACGGCGACCGCGGCGTCCTCCCGGCGATGCGGAAGTTCGGTGGCCACGCGCATCAACGTCGCGCACACCCGGTTGGGCGGATCGTCGAGCGAGAACTCGGTCGTCACCGTGATTTCGTGCTTGTTCGCCGGGCGGCTCAGGTTGGTGAACGACGCCCCGGCGAGGACCGAGTTCGGCGTGATCTGCAAACCGGTACTGGTCTCGAGATGCACTGCGCGCCAATTGACTTCCACTACCCGTCCGCGGGCCGCCTGGGTCTCGAGCCAGTCCCCCAGCTGGAACGGCTGCTCGAAGAGCATCAGCAGGCCCGAGATGATCTGGCCGACCGAGTTCTGCAGCGTCAGGCCGATGACGATGGACGTCACCCCGAGCGCCGTGAACAGACCGCCGACGTTCGCACCCCAGATGTAGGAGAAGATGAGCGCGAGTCCGAGCGCGATGACGACGAAGCGACCGACGTCGACGAAGATCGTTGGGACGCGCTGACGCCACGTTCCGGTGGGGGCGCCCTGGAAGAGCGTGGCGTTGACGCCCGACAGGACCAGGAGCAGGACGACGAACGCGAAAAGCGTGCCCACCACCCGGACCGACGTGGCCTCGGCCGGAATCTGTCTCGCCTCGATCAACAGCAGCAGCAGCGCGCCGAGCGGCAGGAGATAGTTGCGCATCAGGGTGACGGGCCGCACCAGGAAGCTCTGCTTGCGGCGCAGCGCATGCTGCCATTCGGTGAGCGCGACCAGACCCACCGGCAAGCCGATTGCGATGCCGACCGCCCAGTAGAACCAGGACGACGCGAACACGTTCGAGATCATCGCGGCTCCTCCAGTCGCCAGATCGGTTGTGGCCGACCCTCGACGTTGATGGTTCCCGCGGAGGTGAACGTCATCGTCTCGCGGAGCGCCTCGTAAACCCTTGTCGTCACGTCGATCCCGGGCTGCAGCGAGCCACTCTTGACCTGGTAGGCGATATTCACCGCAGCGCCCCACATGTCGTAGACGACCGACGGGAAGCCGCCGAGGCCGCTGCTCACCGTGCCGGTGTCGATACCCGCGCGAAAGCCAAGACCATGGTTGGCCTCGCCGTTGAACCGGTCGATGATCCGTTTGCACTCGAGCGCGAAGTCGACCGTTCTGCGGATGTTGTCCAGCCTCGGCACGTTGAGACCACAGCTGCCCAGGTAGCCGTTGCGCACCGAGCGCACGCGTTCGATCCCCAAACCCTCTGCCGCGGCGTCGAATTGACGCTCGAGTTCGTTGACCAGGGCGAGTGACTCCTCGGAGGTCAGCTCGGCCTGTAGACGGTCGAGTCCGATGACGTCGCTGAAGATCACCGTGACGTCCTGATGCTCCTCGGCGGTGATCTCCTCGCCCTGCTGGTACCGCTCCATGACGGGTTCCGGCATCAGTAGCGTCAGCAGCTGCGCGTTCTCCCTGCGCTGTTCGTTGAGCAGCTCCTCCTTGAGCAGAAGGCTGCGACTCATCTCATTGAAGGCCGTCGTCAGGTCGCCCAATTCGTCACGGGTCAGGACGGGGATGGCGATGTCGTAGTCACCGGCACTGATCCGCCGCGCTCCGGCCTCCAGCCGCCTGACCGGTCGCACGAAGAGCTGGGCCAGGAAGACCGCCGCGATGCACACCACGAAGATGATCCCGACCGTGGACAGCACCATCGTCCTGGTGAAGGTCGTCTCGCGCGCGAACGCCTCCGCCGTGTCGACCTTCGCGACGATGGACCAGTGCAGGTCGGCATCCGGAATCTCCACCGGCGCATAGGCTTGCAACGTCTCGTGTCCGAGGTAGTCGGTGGTGATCTGGGTGCCGCTCAGACCCTTCTGGGCGCTCTGCGTCGCCTCCGAGGTCACGGGTTGAACCAGGGTCGTGCCGCCGAGGCGGATCGCCCGGTCGGCTTCGTCGGGTGGGGTGCCCGCCTCGACGACGTCGCGTTTGTAGGCCTGCGGATCCTCGAGGAACAGGCGCGAGTCGGAGCGCATCAGGTCGTCCGGCCCCGCCAGGAAGGTCTCACCGGTCTCGCCCATCCCCGAGGCCGCCCAGTTCTCGCCGAATGTCATCAACCGGTTGATCTTCGACGCGGGGAACTGCAGGGCGAGCACGCCTGCGGCGCGGCCTCCCGTGACGACCGGGGTCACCATCCACGCCGTCGGCTCGTTCTCGGCGGCCTGATAGACCTCGAAGTCGGTGAACCGGACGAAGTCCAGGGCGTTCGACGACAGCGCGTCCTCGTACGCCTGCCGGAGTTTGGATCCGCTGTAGGGACCGGTCAGGATGTTGGTGCCGAGGTCGACGTCCTTGTAGGCCGAGTAGACCACGTTCCCAGCGGTGTCCAGCAGCAGCGCGTCCTCGAACTCGAAGCGGGTGACGATTTCGCGAAAGAAGTCCTGGTACTTGGCATTCGCCGCCGACCACGCGCTGCCGTCGCGCGCATCGTCGATGGTGACGGCGACGTCGTCGGACTTTCGTCGTGCGGTGTATTGCCCCTGCAGGTAGAGCTGCGCGTTGCTGGTCGGGATCAGCTGCGCTGGGTCCAGCTTGACCCCGCTGTACTTCTCGACGTCCTTGATGAAGACGTCGTCGTAGTAGTCGGTGACCGATTGGGACAGCACCGGGTCGACAGGCTGATTCTGCAGTTGCGCGAAGCCCGCGGTGAACGCGGCCAACGCATCCTCGGTGGTGGCCCCCTTGGCGTCGATGATCATCGAGTTCTTGAGATCGGAGAGCTGATCGACCAGGGCTCGCGATTGCGACCCGCGCACCTCGGTCAGCCGGTTGAACACCGAGTCGCGTAGGGAGGTCCGACCAGCCTGGAAGCCGATGACCCCGACGACGACCGCGGCCACGATCGTGCACAGCACCATCATCACGACGAGCTTGGATTGGATGCTGACCTTGGATAGCAGCCGCCCGCGCTGGATGCGGTCGCGCAGATGACCCCTGACCTTCTTGGAGTTGGGCACCGCCTCGACTTCACCGGGCTCGGACACGTTCAACATCGGGTTCCCTTCGCCGGTGCGGCCTCCGCGACGGCTTCGGCGGACACTAACACCGGTGAAACCGTCGAGGCGCGGTCGAGCAACGGTGTTTATCGAATCGACGCAAAGGTCACGGCGAAGGGTTGTTGCCTGACTCGGTGATCGGATAGTCGGGCAGGCGGAAGCCGTCGGCGGCGACGCCGCGGAATCTGTTGCCGAGCAGTGTCATGGCGCCGCGGCCGACGGGGCCCGCCGCCAGTCGGGCGACGGTGTGCAGGACGTTGATCCCCGCCTGGGTACGGGGGTTGGCGCGTCGTAGCGTGTTCATCGAAACCTGTTGCGCCGACTCGGCCGAGGGTCGCACCACCCGTTCGTAGCGCGCCAGCGCGGCGGAGACGTCGTCGGTCGCGGACAGCTCGCCGGCGAGGACGTAGGCCCCGATGAGGCCGTTGCTGGTGCCGCCACCGCCGAAGGTGGCGTTGCAGTACGCGGTATCGCCGAGCAGTGTCACGCGCCCCTTGCTCCACCGGGGGGTGCGCACCTGACCGACGGCGTCGAAGTACAGCGGCGCGTCGTCGATGGCGGCCAGGACGCGAGGAGCGGCACCCCCGACATCGGCGAACGTCTTTCGCAGGATGGCGATTTGATCGTTGCGGGCGAGGTCCCCGAGGCCCCGGACGTCGGAGATGAACGTCAGGATCGCGCGGGTGGTGCCGAGATTGTCCGGGCGCAGGTGCACGGCCCGGTGTCCGGTGGCGTGCTGCCAGTTCCACCACAGGTCGTCGGTGTCCTGGCGGGTGAGGGTGAGGTAGGCGAAGTACATGCCCAAATCGTTGACGTCCGTGGCCGTCACGAACCGGCGTGACCGCGAACGCAGTCCCTCGGCGATCACGACGACGTCGGCGTCGATGGCCGTGCCGTCCTGCAGCAGGGTGGTGACGCGGTCGCCGTGCTCGGTGACGTCGGCGATCTCGGCCCCGAACCGGTAGTCGGTCTCGTCCAAGGTGCGCTCGATCAGGATGCGCGAGAGCTCGCCGCGCAGGATCTCCAATTCGGCTGTGGGACCGTCTCTCTCACCTGGCCCGTTGACCGGAAAGGACGCCGCCGGTGAGCCGTCGGCGCAAGTGAATCGCATGCCGATCTCGCTGGTATTGGCCGCGCGCACCTCGCCTTCGATTCCCATTCGGGCGATGACTTCGCGGGCGGCGCCGCGCACGTCGACGTTCTGACCTTCGTACCGGCGGTGCGGGAACCGCTCGATGACCGTGGTCTGCCACCCGCGGGCGGCGAGTTGATGGGCCAGTGCGGGTCCGGCGATGCCGCCTCCGGAGATGACGGCGTGGCGAGTCACGAGTATCGGATCCGATCTGTCGCATCGGCGCGTCAGTCGTGCCGTGATGGCTAGATTACCGTAATACTTGGACTTCGAGGTATCTGGAAGGTGACGTGAAGCATCGACGCGACGCATCGGGGCACTGGCTGGCCGGGCTCAGCAGCCCCATGCTGTCCATGCGGGGCTTCCTCGAGGCGCACGACGAGCTGCGACGCCGCCAGGCCCGGCGGATGGGGCTCAACGCCACCGACATGCAAGCGCTGCGACTGCTCGACGTGCACGGGCCACTGGGGCCCACCGAACTGGCCCGCCGCCTCGACCTACGGTCCGCGTCGGTGACGGTGCTGGTGGACCGCCTCGAGTCGACCGGCCTCGTGGAACGCGTGCGGGACGACCACGATCGACGGCGCGTCACCGTGCGGGCGCTGCCCGACGCCTTGGACTTGCTGTTCGACATCTGGGCGCCGATCGTGCGCGCAATGGACGACGTCGGCCACGGCCTCACCCCGTCCGAGCAGCGGGCGGTGTGCGCCTACTTCGACCGCCTGGTCGCCGTCATGGACCACGATCCGGCGCCAGACGCCTGACGTCCAGCCCGCGGTCCACCAGATCGGGTGGCGCGGAGTCGCCGAGGACCAGCGCCGCAGCCAACCTGGCCGTCGCGGGTGCCGTCTGGATTCCATATCCTCCCTGGCCGGCCAGCCAGAAGAACCCCGGCGCCCCGACGTCGGCGCCCACGACGAAGTTCCGATCGGGTGCGAACGTGCGCAGGCCCGCCCACGACGAGTTCACGCTCCGGACGTTCAGGTCGGTGGCCGCGTTGATCGACTCGATGGCGCGGGCGATCTCCACCTCGTCGGGCTTGGCATCGCTTGGCGCACAGTGCGTCTCGTCGGCCGGTGAACAAAGGAACTGCGCGCCTTCGGGATTGACGTAGAACGCCTCGTCGACGTCGGAGCAGTTCGGCCAGCCCCGGCTCGCCTCGCCCAGCGGTGAGCTCACCAGGAAGATCGTGCGCCGCAGCGGCGTCAATCCGACCGGCTCGGCACCCGCCGCGAGCGCGACGACGTCCGCCCACGCGCCTGCGGCGTTCACGACGACCGGCGCCCGGTGGACATGACCATCCGCCGTGCTCACCGCCCACCGCTCGCCATGCCGCCGCAGCGTCGTCACCTCGGCGGTCCGGATGATCTCGGTTCCACGGCTGCGGGCGCCGCGAACGTACCCCTGGTGGATCGCCGCCACGTCGAGGGCCAGGGCGCGCGGTTCGTACAGACCGCGCTCGACCGCCCCGGGCTTGAGCAGCGGAAACGCCTCGCGGCACCGAGCTTCGTCGAGCAGCTCGGCGTCGGAGACCAGCGACAGCACGGCCGCGTGCATGGCGTCGATCCGGTCGCCGCGGCCCGCCAGCGCGATCTGCAACAGCGGTCGCGGCGTCACGAGCACTGCATCGAAGCCCTCCGGCGGCGTCTCGAAGAAGGCCCGGCTCGCGGTCGTCAGCGCCCGAATCTGTTCGCCGCCATAAGTTTCCAGGAACGTCGCGGCCGAACGCCCGGTGGTGTGGTACGCCAGCGTCGGTTCCATCTCGAGCAGCGTGACCCGCACCGACCGCGACAACTCGTAGGCGACCGACACCCCCGCGATGCCGCCGCCGATCACGACGACGTCGGCGTGGGTGTCCCTCGCGCTCATCACAGCAGTTTCCCAGACCCACGTACCCTGTGAACCATGAAGGACAGGCGATGAGTGCGGGGCTCTTCGGGCTGCTCGACGACGTGGCGGCCCTCGCCCGGCTCGCGGCCGCCTCGGTCGACGACATCGGCGCCGCAGCGGGACGGGCAACGGCGAAGGCGGCCGGCGTCGTCATCGACGACACCGCGGTGACACCTCAGTACGTGCACGGCATCACCGCCGAGCGCGAGCTTCCGATGATCAAGCGGATCGCGATCGGATCGCTGCGCAACAAGCTGCTCTTCATCCTGCCCGCCGCCTTGCTGCTCAGCCAGTTCCTGCCGTGGCTGCTGACGCCGATCCTGATGATCGGCGCGACGTATCTCTGCTTCGAGGGCGCCGAGAAGGTGTGGGGACGGTTCTCCAAGAACGGGCACGACGCCCATGCCGCGCCCACCGCCGCCGTTGGTGAGGACGCCGAGAAGCAGATGACCTCCGGCGCGATCCGGACCGACTTCATCCTGTCCGCCGAGATCATGGTCATCGCCCTCAACGAGGTGGCCGACCAGGCGTTCGTGCCGCGGCTCATCATCCTCATCGTCGTGGCACTGATCATCACGGCCGCGGTGTACGGCGTGGTCGCTCTCATCGTGAAGATGGACGACATCGGGCTGAGCCTTGCGCAACGTTCCTCGCGGGCCGCCCAGAAGGTGGGGCTCGGGTTGGTGGCGGCGATGCCCAAGCTGCTCGCCGCGCTCTCGGCCATCGGCACCGTCGCGATGCTGTGGGTCGGTGGACACATCCTGCTGCTCGGCACCGACACGCTCGGCTGGCATCCGCCCTACGGGTTCGTGCACCACCTCGAGGAGGTCGTCCGACATGCGACCGGCGGCGCCGGCGGCGTCCTGGCCTGGCTGGTGAACACGGGGATCTCGGCGGTAATCGGGCTCGTCGTCGGGGCGATCGTCGTGGCGGTCGTGCACGTCCTTCCCTTCGGCAAGAAGAAGTCTCACGCGACGGCGTGATTCGTGCACGCGCACCCGCGGTCAGCGCGGGTTGCGGTGCACAGATCACTCAGGGGCGCGCGACGATCATCATCGCCACGTGCAGCGACGTCCGCGACTCGGCATCGTCGAGGTCGATGCCCAGCAGGCGCTCCATGGCGGCGAGGCGCGCGTACAGCGTCGGACGCGAGAGGTGCAGTCGCTTGGCGAGTGCGGCCTTGTTGCCCCCCACCTGAAGGAAACCCGCCAGCAGATCGAACATCTCGTCACCGTGGGTGGCCCGTCGCTCGAGTAGACCGCGCAACTCCGTCTCGGCGAACGCCTGCACGCGGGGGTCGGCGCGGATGAGCGCCACGAGGCCACGCAACCGGACGTCGGCCGCGCGGAAGAACGGCCGGTCGGCACCCGGGTCCCCGGTCATCGCGAGTGCCACCTCGGCGACGTGCCCGGACTCCGCGAGGCCGCCGGCCGCGTCGACGAGTCGGCTCGACCCCGGTCCGACGCCGATCACGCACTCCGCGACCCCGTCGACGTGGCCGACCCCACGGCGGATCGTCGTGGCCACCTCGGCGAGGAGGCCTTCCGCGTCGGACTCCGCACCCCGCGCCATGGCCCTGGGCTGCGGCGCCAACAGGAGATCGATCTGACCGTCGTCCCGGCTGGCGGTCAGGACACTGTGTCCGCCGGACCGGATGGCGTGGACGACCGCATCCAGCGTCCGGCTCCGACGGCGCTGCACCACCAGCTGATTGGCGCCGCCGGTCTCCCGCAGCCGCACCGTCACCGGGAGGTAGGCCAGCGCGGGCCGCAGGCCGAGGGCATGCGCGCGGGCGGTCGCCTCGGCCTCGTCTCGGATCCGGCCGCGCAGGAGGTCGTCGACGAGGCCGCTCTGCGCCCGCAACTCCAGTGACGTGCGGTCGCGTTCGGCCATCCGGTGCAGGGCCAGCGCCTGCGCCGCGCGCTCGAGGGTGGTGACGGTGCGGTCGTCGGCGGCACCGTCGGGGCTACGGCCGTACGGCGCCACCAACCGCCCCCACTCGTGCCGGTGCGGACCGACGGGGCTGACCACCCAGGTGCCCCGTCCGCTCGCCGGGGACAGCCGCGACCGTCGCTCCCAGTCGGTGAGCAGCTCGGTCAGCGGCATTTCGCGCCTCCCGAAGGAC contains:
- a CDS encoding MurR/RpiR family transcriptional regulator: MTGESVAARTGAALPTLSKAERRVGRALLADYPSAGLASAARLAERAEVSPPTVLRFAQSLGYDGFTDLQVALRAELTALSNGPITRFPTAPAADSALERLLRQAHAQNDRASQTLARLPAAAVEAAVALLSDTGRPLYLHGGRFSHLLAMHLAAHLEQLRPGVRLLADPGGRDLGAMIELTRKDVVVLFDYHRYQRSAADLAARVHRAGATVLLITDDLACPVAPEAEVVLAASSTVGTTYQSMAAGFLLTEVLIPLVMDAVGEPARTRMALWEEQRRTELLA
- a CDS encoding mechanosensitive ion channel domain-containing protein codes for the protein MISNVFASSWFYWAVGIAIGLPVGLVALTEWQHALRRKQSFLVRPVTLMRNYLLPLGALLLLLIEARQIPAEATSVRVVGTLFAFVVLLLVLSGVNATLFQGAPTGTWRQRVPTIFVDVGRFVVIALGLALIFSYIWGANVGGLFTALGVTSIVIGLTLQNSVGQIISGLLMLFEQPFQLGDWLETQAARGRVVEVNWRAVHLETSTGLQITPNSVLAGASFTNLSRPANKHEITVTTEFSLDDPPNRVCATLMRVATELPHRREDAAVAVAPLGGSQYRTSIPLSSPAEDGPARAAFLQWVWYAARREGLHLDQAAEGDFSTPELVADSVRRVVAPTLRLGVDDQRELVSDAVVERYGAEELIQRSGEVPERMTFIVSGRVRLTGVAPDGGEISIATLDEGGFLGQTTLTRQAVLGNARAIGEVTVVHVDRDRIETLVQRNPLLMQEFGRTIAERRAKAREAITAAAE
- a CDS encoding adenylate/guanylate cyclase domain-containing protein — protein: MLNVSEPGEVEAVPNSKKVRGHLRDRIQRGRLLSKVSIQSKLVVMMVLCTIVAAVVVGVIGFQAGRTSLRDSVFNRLTEVRGSQSRALVDQLSDLKNSMIIDAKGATTEDALAAFTAGFAQLQNQPVDPVLSQSVTDYYDDVFIKDVEKYSGVKLDPAQLIPTSNAQLYLQGQYTARRKSDDVAVTIDDARDGSAWSAANAKYQDFFREIVTRFEFEDALLLDTAGNVVYSAYKDVDLGTNILTGPYSGSKLRQAYEDALSSNALDFVRFTDFEVYQAAENEPTAWMVTPVVTGGRAAGVLALQFPASKINRLMTFGENWAASGMGETGETFLAGPDDLMRSDSRLFLEDPQAYKRDVVEAGTPPDEADRAIRLGGTTLVQPVTSEATQSAQKGLSGTQITTDYLGHETLQAYAPVEIPDADLHWSIVAKVDTAEAFARETTFTRTMVLSTVGIIFVVCIAAVFLAQLFVRPVRRLEAGARRISAGDYDIAIPVLTRDELGDLTTAFNEMSRSLLLKEELLNEQRRENAQLLTLLMPEPVMERYQQGEEITAEEHQDVTVIFSDVIGLDRLQAELTSEESLALVNELERQFDAAAEGLGIERVRSVRNGYLGSCGLNVPRLDNIRRTVDFALECKRIIDRFNGEANHGLGFRAGIDTGTVSSGLGGFPSVVYDMWGAAVNIAYQVKSGSLQPGIDVTTRVYEALRETMTFTSAGTINVEGRPQPIWRLEEPR
- a CDS encoding FAD-dependent monooxygenase, with translation MTRHAVISGGGIAGPALAHQLAARGWQTTVIERFPHRRYEGQNVDVRGAAREVIARMGIEGEVRAANTSEIGMRFTCADGSPAASFPVNGPGERDGPTAELEILRGELSRILIERTLDETDYRFGAEIADVTEHGDRVTTLLQDGTAIDADVVVIAEGLRSRSRRFVTATDVNDLGMYFAYLTLTRQDTDDLWWNWQHATGHRAVHLRPDNLGTTRAILTFISDVRGLGDLARNDQIAILRKTFADVGGAAPRVLAAIDDAPLYFDAVGQVRTPRWSKGRVTLLGDTAYCNATFGGGGTSNGLIGAYVLAGELSATDDVSAALARYERVVRPSAESAQQVSMNTLRRANPRTQAGINVLHTVARLAAGPVGRGAMTLLGNRFRGVAADGFRLPDYPITESGNNPSP
- a CDS encoding MarR family winged helix-turn-helix transcriptional regulator; this translates as MKHRRDASGHWLAGLSSPMLSMRGFLEAHDELRRRQARRMGLNATDMQALRLLDVHGPLGPTELARRLDLRSASVTVLVDRLESTGLVERVRDDHDRRRVTVRALPDALDLLFDIWAPIVRAMDDVGHGLTPSEQRAVCAYFDRLVAVMDHDPAPDA
- a CDS encoding NAD(P)/FAD-dependent oxidoreductase — translated: MSARDTHADVVVIGGGIAGVSVAYELSRSVRVTLLEMEPTLAYHTTGRSAATFLETYGGEQIRALTTASRAFFETPPEGFDAVLVTPRPLLQIALAGRGDRIDAMHAAVLSLVSDAELLDEARCREAFPLLKPGAVERGLYEPRALALDVAAIHQGYVRGARSRGTEIIRTAEVTTLRRHGERWAVSTADGHVHRAPVVVNAAGAWADVVALAAGAEPVGLTPLRRTIFLVSSPLGEASRGWPNCSDVDEAFYVNPEGAQFLCSPADETHCAPSDAKPDEVEIARAIESINAATDLNVRSVNSSWAGLRTFAPDRNFVVGADVGAPGFFWLAGQGGYGIQTAPATARLAAALVLGDSAPPDLVDRGLDVRRLAPDRGP
- a CDS encoding DUF808 domain-containing protein, producing MSAGLFGLLDDVAALARLAAASVDDIGAAAGRATAKAAGVVIDDTAVTPQYVHGITAERELPMIKRIAIGSLRNKLLFILPAALLLSQFLPWLLTPILMIGATYLCFEGAEKVWGRFSKNGHDAHAAPTAAVGEDAEKQMTSGAIRTDFILSAEIMVIALNEVADQAFVPRLIILIVVALIITAAVYGVVALIVKMDDIGLSLAQRSSRAAQKVGLGLVAAMPKLLAALSAIGTVAMLWVGGHILLLGTDTLGWHPPYGFVHHLEEVVRHATGGAGGVLAWLVNTGISAVIGLVVGAIVVAVVHVLPFGKKKSHATA
- a CDS encoding PucR family transcriptional regulator, which gives rise to MQPTVREILALPVLQAGAPEVVCGADTPGALDRPVRWVHVSDLPDLANLLEGGELVLTTGQALADVDRRDEYLPQLARAGAVAVVVELGLHVDEVPPSVRAVGAHLELPVVALHRPVRFVEITEEVHRRIVAEQYAEVDYSRRVHEAFTSLSMRRASVDDIVAAAADMLDTPVVLEDLNRQVLSFGRREMPLTELLTDWERRSRLSPASGRGTWVVSPVGPHRHEWGRLVAPYGRSPDGAADDRTVTTLERAAQALALHRMAERDRTSLELRAQSGLVDDLLRGRIRDEAEATARAHALGLRPALAYLPVTVRLRETGGANQLVVQRRRSRTLDAVVHAIRSGGHSVLTASRDDGQIDLLLAPQPRAMARGAESDAEGLLAEVATTIRRGVGHVDGVAECVIGVGPGSSRLVDAAGGLAESGHVAEVALAMTGDPGADRPFFRAADVRLRGLVALIRADPRVQAFAETELRGLLERRATHGDEMFDLLAGFLQVGGNKAALAKRLHLSRPTLYARLAAMERLLGIDLDDAESRTSLHVAMMIVARP